In one window of Ruminococcus albus AD2013 DNA:
- a CDS encoding transglutaminase-like domain-containing protein encodes MSNKTKSEAGLIGSGGICIDGDIEMRLTQLHSSGLFFAFRIIIALLATFSAALLGNCFTDANISPMLLAYDSTVAVLAFGLLASKHKIIKICAGIVGVMYIVPLIGKIKLIKYGALAAAHGYLTKGDLPGQNTGVYKEYLTTASAVNQGLYYFFSAVILFIAIGTVIACVVRIDFPMLFIVTFPILEVGLYLGFDVPTVSVLMMLISWITVLAMNIINHTTNKAGRNNTFAVHEKSKTFFFTSSESKAGFYTMYIKFVAIVTASVFLAVVIFSKISGFYRPDSFADLRYNLHHAAERFDITHADDFLIDVNGGSNLFGVTTVGGTNGGILGTTNGISFNGSKAMVINTEPFNYTMYLRGYVAGDYAENQWQPLETDDTIKKISEDISETGRWIQDYDSLLLSDSDDATGSSDSAMNITIKGACSKFVYAPYSCDYSYSYSALGENSGMTPYNDSYVRISQSSKNYTVYYKTFRTPSWIMRTDSLVSADLDHFSPKFQDVTNLYKEYVKHNYTTPVDLDSLNTVYKEICKKYLRDDPEYCSYNEIYSAIKNYFSDNKFTYDTNPGKTPEGEDFLDYFLTNQKKGYCTYYATAGTHLLRKFGYPARYIEGYMILPSQLQTATKDDDRYELVVKDKCAHAWTEVFIEGAGWMPAEFTPGYDGDNPNLTKEEKGIDKKDESSLSSSSSKPDSSKTDINNSSRKPLNNSKANTNSRTSPKNNSNGSNSKSGGRGAIGKNSNGKNSDASAYDSKNSSKPDGSGGIVRSPVAKTIGMTLIAVVAGLAAIVINRKRSLDKMHESCTQKDLAKRVTAIYTYSLKYLSVLHIEVKKNLSDMQICDELINKCHEQRIHQLDDKLTELTIMAVEANMSADSITEEEAAKAEEIMRSISEDIVAKKLDIISKLSAKYIYCLY; translated from the coding sequence ATGAGTAACAAAACAAAAAGTGAAGCCGGACTAATCGGCAGCGGGGGTATCTGCATAGATGGTGATATAGAAATGAGACTGACACAGCTCCATTCCTCGGGACTGTTCTTCGCTTTCAGGATCATCATCGCCCTCTTAGCTACATTTTCTGCGGCACTGTTGGGAAACTGCTTTACCGATGCAAACATCAGCCCGATGCTGCTGGCTTATGACAGCACAGTAGCCGTTCTTGCCTTCGGACTTCTGGCTTCAAAACACAAAATAATAAAAATATGCGCGGGCATAGTCGGTGTTATGTACATCGTCCCGCTGATAGGAAAAATAAAACTAATAAAATACGGCGCTCTGGCAGCTGCCCACGGATATCTTACCAAAGGCGACCTGCCCGGACAGAACACAGGCGTATATAAAGAGTACCTTACGACAGCATCCGCAGTAAACCAAGGCTTGTATTATTTCTTCTCTGCTGTGATACTTTTTATAGCGATCGGTACTGTAATAGCCTGTGTGGTGAGGATAGATTTTCCGATGCTGTTCATCGTTACCTTCCCTATCCTGGAGGTTGGATTATATCTCGGATTTGATGTTCCTACCGTTTCCGTGCTTATGATGCTTATTTCATGGATAACTGTGCTGGCTATGAACATAATAAACCACACTACCAATAAAGCCGGCAGGAACAACACTTTCGCTGTCCATGAAAAATCAAAGACTTTCTTCTTCACATCATCTGAATCCAAAGCAGGATTCTACACGATGTATATAAAATTCGTTGCAATCGTTACTGCTTCCGTATTTCTGGCAGTAGTTATATTCTCGAAGATCAGCGGTTTTTACCGACCCGATTCCTTTGCTGATTTGAGATACAATCTTCACCACGCAGCTGAAAGATTCGATATAACCCACGCTGATGATTTTCTTATAGATGTTAACGGCGGTTCTAACCTGTTCGGTGTAACAACAGTCGGCGGAACCAACGGCGGTATCCTGGGTACTACAAACGGTATAAGCTTTAATGGTTCAAAGGCAATGGTGATCAACACCGAACCTTTCAACTACACCATGTACCTTAGGGGTTATGTTGCCGGCGACTACGCTGAAAATCAATGGCAGCCACTTGAAACTGACGATACTATCAAAAAGATAAGTGAAGATATTTCTGAAACCGGAAGATGGATCCAGGATTACGACAGCCTGCTTCTGAGTGATTCAGATGATGCAACGGGTTCATCCGACTCGGCTATGAATATCACTATCAAAGGTGCCTGCTCAAAATTCGTTTATGCACCATACAGTTGTGATTACAGCTATTCATATTCCGCACTTGGAGAAAACAGCGGCATGACACCCTACAACGATTCATATGTCCGTATAAGCCAGTCAAGCAAGAATTACACGGTCTACTACAAGACCTTCCGTACTCCGAGCTGGATAATGAGAACAGATAGTCTGGTCAGTGCAGATCTTGATCATTTTTCTCCAAAATTCCAGGATGTCACAAATCTTTACAAGGAGTATGTAAAACACAATTATACTACCCCTGTAGATCTCGATTCGCTTAATACGGTTTATAAAGAGATATGCAAGAAATATCTAAGGGACGACCCCGAATATTGCTCATATAACGAGATATATTCTGCAATAAAGAATTATTTCAGCGACAATAAGTTCACCTATGATACAAATCCCGGCAAAACTCCGGAGGGCGAGGATTTTCTCGACTATTTCCTCACCAATCAGAAAAAAGGCTATTGTACTTATTACGCTACCGCGGGTACTCATCTGCTTAGAAAATTCGGATATCCCGCAAGATATATCGAAGGTTACATGATACTTCCCTCACAGCTGCAGACAGCAACCAAGGACGATGATAGATACGAACTGGTAGTAAAAGACAAATGTGCTCATGCCTGGACAGAAGTATTCATTGAAGGTGCAGGATGGATGCCGGCGGAGTTCACACCGGGATACGATGGGGACAACCCAAACCTGACAAAGGAAGAGAAAGGCATAGATAAAAAGGACGAAAGCAGTCTCTCAAGCAGTTCTTCCAAGCCCGACAGCAGCAAAACTGATATTAATAACAGTTCCCGAAAACCTCTGAACAACAGCAAAGCCAATACCAACAGCAGAACATCTCCTAAAAATAACAGTAATGGTTCCAACAGCAAGTCAGGGGGCAGAGGAGCGATAGGCAAAAATTCTAACGGCAAAAACAGCGATGCCTCTGCATATGACAGCAAAAACAGCAGCAAGCCTGATGGAAGCGGCGGTATAGTAAGATCACCTGTGGCGAAAACTATAGGCATGACTTTGATCGCTGTAGTTGCAGGACTTGCAGCAATTGTCATCAACCGAAAGAGAAGCCTTGATAAGATGCACGAAAGCTGCACGCAAAAAGATCTTGCTAAGAGAGTTACAGCCATATACACCTACTCGCTGAAATATCTCTCTGTTCTGCACATCGAAGTCAAGAAAAATCTATCAGATATGCAGATATGTGATGAGCTGATAAATAAGTGTCATGAGCAGCGGATACATCAGCTTGATGACAAACTGACAGAGCTGACGATAATGGCAGTTGAAGCAAATATGAGCGCAGACAGTATCACCGAAGAAGAAGCTGCAAAAGCCGAGGAGATAATGAGAAGCATCTCCGAGGATATAGTGGCAAAGAAACTTGATATTATATCAAAGCTCTCGGCGAAATATATTTACTGTCTGTATTGA
- a CDS encoding DUF58 domain-containing protein, protein MPFLYTVLLIASVFFYILYEHPFSFYLFAFLLVTPIVLFIMTLCTAKKLKIGFADKQSVVSRTAKLPIRIKVSNDSMLPCPNLLIEISYSNRIDGKTNIVKINTPVYPHETQVLTMCVSGIHCGTVDFNIKKCKISDMLKIFTMKVKSKNNFLSDSNCTVTILPDYIPLENEIANYADMGLESDEYSKTQKGDDPSEIFDIRDYVEGDKLNRIHWKLSAKQDKTMVKDYSLPIANSILLMVDLSKVEGKADELTLFDSVVETVASVSEYLLENEVPHRTVFYDADRQMSIEQNISDDESHSTMVGMLLQARLYDTKDAVLTDYIGTSESVKCGHLIYISTGYSPNATELMSDAELAHKYTYLLMTDKVSQTALYDEFAELIPIYPGQLDGSIRELCL, encoded by the coding sequence ATGCCATTTTTATACACGGTACTGCTGATAGCTTCTGTATTTTTCTACATATTATATGAACACCCATTTTCTTTCTATCTGTTTGCTTTTCTGCTGGTGACACCAATCGTACTTTTCATAATGACGCTGTGTACAGCCAAAAAGCTTAAGATCGGTTTTGCGGATAAGCAGTCGGTTGTCAGCAGAACTGCTAAACTACCCATTCGGATAAAAGTAAGCAACGATTCGATGCTGCCATGCCCCAATCTGCTTATCGAGATATCCTATTCAAACAGGATAGACGGAAAAACCAATATCGTCAAGATAAACACACCCGTTTATCCTCACGAGACCCAAGTGCTGACAATGTGCGTATCAGGCATACACTGCGGAACGGTGGATTTCAATATAAAAAAGTGCAAAATATCGGATATGCTGAAGATATTTACCATGAAAGTCAAGAGCAAAAACAATTTTCTTTCTGATAGTAACTGCACAGTTACCATACTCCCCGATTATATCCCGCTTGAAAACGAGATAGCAAATTACGCAGATATGGGACTCGAAAGCGACGAGTATTCAAAAACACAAAAGGGCGATGACCCCTCCGAGATATTCGATATAAGAGATTATGTGGAGGGTGATAAGCTAAACCGCATACACTGGAAGCTTTCGGCCAAGCAGGATAAGACCATGGTCAAGGATTACTCACTGCCGATAGCAAATTCCATATTGCTGATGGTAGACCTCTCCAAAGTTGAGGGAAAAGCGGATGAACTGACATTGTTCGATTCAGTGGTCGAAACTGTGGCTTCAGTGTCAGAATACCTGCTTGAAAACGAAGTTCCCCACAGGACAGTTTTCTACGACGCTGACAGACAGATGTCCATCGAGCAGAACATCAGCGATGACGAGAGTCACAGCACGATGGTGGGAATGCTTTTGCAGGCAAGACTATACGATACAAAGGACGCAGTTCTTACTGATTATATCGGAACTTCCGAGAGCGTTAAGTGCGGACATCTTATATATATTTCAACCGGATACAGTCCCAATGCAACAGAACTTATGAGTGATGCAGAGCTTGCACACAAATATACGTATCTGCTTATGACAGATAAGGTCTCACAGACAGCCCTTTATGATGAATTTGCAGAGCTTATCCCAATTTATCCGGGTCAGCTCGATGGTTCTATACGGGAACTATGTCTGTAA